One segment of Macrotis lagotis isolate mMagLag1 chromosome 1, bilby.v1.9.chrom.fasta, whole genome shotgun sequence DNA contains the following:
- the LOC141509736 gene encoding myeloid cell surface antigen CD33-like isoform X2, giving the protein MNLLLLLLLQLQFWEGSFSQEYQEFGLCVEKTLIVQEDLCVFIPCSFYYSQKYKNNNIGHGYWYHEESLDKPVATNDPKSAIQSWAKGRFNFIGNPQMDNCSLRINGVKKQDQGDYEFRIEKGKLKYSYRNDRVSLQVKDLTQKLKVHILKILEPSQQVTLACMVPGVCSNETPITFLWNGTDLSFQRQALPNTNSSRILDTFQAQENGPNLTCLVTFPEVTRKTGRVVHLRFHDISPWNSSLFLETMIQGLLVLFIFLALFFICLVICRIQMLRRKQSEEDMRISKSEISTIEVSNGIPLIRDMKHRDVEQKAVVQCVKRLTSILKSKLNGNVGVEYLIYQKT; this is encoded by the exons AtgaacctcctcctcctcctgctgctgcAGCTCCAGTTCTGGGAGG GCTCCTTTTCTCAGGAGTATCAAGAGTTTGGGCTTTGTGTTGAGAAGACACTGATTGTGCAGGAGGATCTATGTGTCTTCATCCCCTGCTCTTTCTACTACTCCCAGAAATACAAGAATAACAACATAGGTCATGGATACTGGTACCATGAGGAATCATTAGACAAACCAGTTGCCACCAATGACCCCAAAAGTGCTATTCAGTCCTGGGCCAAGGGTCGATTCAACTTTATCGGGAACCCTCAAATGGACAACTGCTCCCTGAGAATTAATGGAGTCAAAAAACAAGATCAAGGGGATTATGAGTTCCGTATAGAAAAGGGAAAACTAAAATACAGTTACAGAAATGACAGAGTATCCCTCCAGGTGAAGG atCTGACCCAGAAGTTAAAGGTCCACATACTAAAGATCTTGGAACCCAGTCAACAGGTGACCTTGGCCTGTATGGTTCCTGGGGTCTGCAGCAATGAGACACCTATCACTTTCCTTTGGAATGGGACTGACCTTTCTTTCCAAAGACAAGCTTTACCAAATACCAATTCCTCCAGAATCCTGGACACCTTCCAGGCACAGGAAAACGGCCCTAATCTTACCTGTTTGGTGACATTCCCAGAAGTCACAAGGAAGACAGGGAGAGTTGTCCACCTCAGGTTTCATG ATATCAGCCCATGGAATTCCAGTCTCTTTTTGGAAACAATGATTCAAGGACTCCTAGTTCTATTCATTTTCCTTGCTCTGTTCTTCATTTGCCTGGTGATTTGTCG AATACAAATGCTGAGGAGAAAACAATCAGAGGAAGATATGAGGATTTCCAAGTCTGAGATCAGCACCATTGAGGTCTCCAATGGAATCCCACTG ATAAGAGACATGAAGCATAGAGATGTTGAGCAGAAAGCTGTGGTTCAATGTGTTAAGAGACTTACTAGCATCCTGAAATCAAAGTTGAATGGAAATGTGGGTGTGGAATATTTAATTTACCAGAAAACATAA
- the LOC141509736 gene encoding myeloid cell surface antigen CD33-like isoform X1: MNLLLLLLLQLQFWEGSFSQEYQEFGLCVEKTLIVQEDLCVFIPCSFYYSQKYKNNNIGHGYWYHEESLDKPVATNDPKSAIQSWAKGRFNFIGNPQMDNCSLRINGVKKQDQGDYEFRIEKGKLKYSYRNDRVSLQVKDLTQKLKVHILKILEPSQQVTLACMVPGVCSNETPITFLWNGTDLSFQRQALPNTNSSRILDTFQAQENGPNLTCLVTFPEVTRKTGRVVHLRFHDISPWNSSLFLETMIQGLLVLFIFLALFFICLVICRIQMLRRKQSEEDMRISKSEISTIEVSNGIPLDQHENSGQHANPEIPPQIVQIPSQKDEGEVQYASISLKAQKPQEIYSQEDTNIEYSDVKFQ, from the exons AtgaacctcctcctcctcctgctgctgcAGCTCCAGTTCTGGGAGG GCTCCTTTTCTCAGGAGTATCAAGAGTTTGGGCTTTGTGTTGAGAAGACACTGATTGTGCAGGAGGATCTATGTGTCTTCATCCCCTGCTCTTTCTACTACTCCCAGAAATACAAGAATAACAACATAGGTCATGGATACTGGTACCATGAGGAATCATTAGACAAACCAGTTGCCACCAATGACCCCAAAAGTGCTATTCAGTCCTGGGCCAAGGGTCGATTCAACTTTATCGGGAACCCTCAAATGGACAACTGCTCCCTGAGAATTAATGGAGTCAAAAAACAAGATCAAGGGGATTATGAGTTCCGTATAGAAAAGGGAAAACTAAAATACAGTTACAGAAATGACAGAGTATCCCTCCAGGTGAAGG atCTGACCCAGAAGTTAAAGGTCCACATACTAAAGATCTTGGAACCCAGTCAACAGGTGACCTTGGCCTGTATGGTTCCTGGGGTCTGCAGCAATGAGACACCTATCACTTTCCTTTGGAATGGGACTGACCTTTCTTTCCAAAGACAAGCTTTACCAAATACCAATTCCTCCAGAATCCTGGACACCTTCCAGGCACAGGAAAACGGCCCTAATCTTACCTGTTTGGTGACATTCCCAGAAGTCACAAGGAAGACAGGGAGAGTTGTCCACCTCAGGTTTCATG ATATCAGCCCATGGAATTCCAGTCTCTTTTTGGAAACAATGATTCAAGGACTCCTAGTTCTATTCATTTTCCTTGCTCTGTTCTTCATTTGCCTGGTGATTTGTCG AATACAAATGCTGAGGAGAAAACAATCAGAGGAAGATATGAGGATTTCCAAGTCTGAGATCAGCACCATTGAGGTCTCCAATGGAATCCCACTG GATCAACATGAGAATTCTGGGCAGCATGCCAATCCAGAAATTCCTCCCCAAATTGTTCAGATCCCCTCACAGAAGGATGAAGGCGAGGTGCAATATGCCTCTATCTCCTTGAAAGCCCAGAAACCCCAGGAGATCTACAGTCAAGAAGATACCAATATTGAGTATTCAGATGTCAAATTCCAATGA